In Carya illinoinensis cultivar Pawnee chromosome 7, C.illinoinensisPawnee_v1, whole genome shotgun sequence, the following are encoded in one genomic region:
- the LOC122316520 gene encoding dihydroflavonol 4-reductase-like — protein MESGAVCVTGASGFIGSWLVMRLLERGYTVRATVRDPGNVKKVKHLVELPKAEKHLTLWKADLADEGSFDAAIEGCTGVFHVATPMDFESKDPENEVIKPTINGVLSIMKACVQAKTVRRLVFTSSAGALDVSEHQRPVYDESCWSDVEFCRAKKMTGWMYFVSKTLAEQAAWKFAKENNLDFVSVIPPLVVGPFLMPLMPPSLITALSPITGNEAHYSIIKQGQFVHLDDLCMGHIYLFEHPKAEGRYLCSACDATILDVAKLLREKFPEYNVPTEFKGVDESLEVIYFNSKKIKDLGFQFKYSLEDMFVQAVETCRAKGLLPPAAEKTLDGTN, from the exons ATGGAGTCGGGAGCAGTTTGCGTGACGGGCGCGTCTGGTTTCATCGGATCATGGCTGGTCATGAGGCTCCTAGAGCGTGGTTACACTGTTCGAGCCACCGTACGCGACCCAG GGAATGTGAAGAAAGTCAAGCATTTGGTGGAATTGCCCAAAGCAGAGAAACACCTAACACTGTGGAAGGCTGACCTGGCTGACGAAGGAAGCTTTGACGCCGCCATTGAAGGGTGTACCGGAGTGTTTCACGTGGCAACGCCTATGGACTTCGAGTCCAAGGACCCTGAG AATGAAGTGATAAAGCCAACGATCAACGGGGTGTTAAGCATCATGAAAGCATGCGTCCAAGCAAAAACCGTTCGAAGGCTTGTCTTCACATCATCCGCTGGAGCCCTTGATGTTTCGGAGCACCAAAGGCCAGTCTATGATGAAAGCTGCTGGAGTGATGTTGAATTTTGCAGGGCCAAAAAGATGACTGGATGG ATGTATTTTGTGTCGAAGACACTGGCTGAGCAAGCCGCATGGAAGTTTGCCAAAGAGAACAACTTGGACTTCGTCAGTGTGATACCCCCTCTAGTGGTTGGACCATTTCTCATGCCCTTAATGCCACCAAGTCTCATTACAGCGCTGTCCCCTATCACTG GGAATGAAGCTCATTATTCGATCATAAAGCAAGGCCAATTTGTTCACTTGGATGACCTTTGCATGGGCCACATTTATCTATTTGAGCACCCCAAGGCAGAGGGCAGGTATCTTTGCTCCGCATGCGATGCCACCATTCTTGATGTTGCAAAATTGCTCAGAGAAAAATTCCCAGAGTACAATGTCCCCACAGA ATTCAAGGGTGTGGACGAGAGCTTGGAGGTTATCTATTTCAATTCAAAAAAGATTAAAGATTTGGGGTTTCAGTTCAAGTACAGCTTGGAGGACATGTTTGTGCAAGCGGTCGAAACATGCCGAGCCAAGGGATTGCTTCCTCCGGCGGCTGAAAAAACTCTTGACGGCACAAACTAA
- the LOC122316519 gene encoding dihydroflavonol 4-reductase-like translates to MGSQSETVCVTGASGFIGSWLIMRLLEHGYNVRATVRDPDNIKKVKHLLELPKAETHMTLWKADLNEPGSFDEAIKGCTGVFHVATPMDFESKDPENEVIKPTIEGLLGIMEACVKAKTVRRLVFTSSAGTVNVEEHQKPVYDESCWSDVEFCRAKKMTGWMYFVSKTLAEQAAWKYAKENNLDFITIIPPLVVGPFIMPSMPPSLITGLSPITGNEAHYSIIKQGQFVHLDDLCNAHIYLFEHPKAEGRYICNAADATIHDIAKLLREKYPEYNVPTKFKNIDDNLEIVSFSSKKVKALGFQFKYSLEDMFVEAVETCREKGLLPKAAGDEKHVNGNN, encoded by the exons ATGGGGTCCCAGAGCGAAACCGTTTGCGTCACGGGCGCCTCTGGCTTCATCGGGTCATGGCTAATCATGAGACTCCTCGAGCACGGTTATAACGTCCGAGCAACCGTGCGAGACCCAG ATAATATAAAGAAGGTAAAGCATCTGCTGGAATTGCCAAAGGCGGAGACGCACATGACTCTGTGGAAGGCTGACCTCAACGAACCGGGAAGCTTCGATGAAGCCATTAAAGGGTGTACCGGAGTGTTCCATGTGGCTACACCCATGGACTTTGAGTCCAAGGACCCCGAG AATGAAGTGATAAAGCCAACGATAGAAGGGCTGTTAGGCATCATGGAAGCATGTGTCAAAGCAAAAACTGTACGAAGACTGGTATTCACATCTTCTGCAGGAACTGTGAATGTTGAAGAGCACCAAAAGCCAGTCTATGATGAAAGCTGCTGGAGTGATGTTGAGTTTTGCCGGGCCAAAAAGATGACTGGATGG ATGTATTTCGTGTCCAAGACACTTGCTGAGCAAGCCGCATGGAAGTATGCCAAAGAAAACAACTTGGATTTCATCACTATCATCCCACCTCTTGTAGTTGGTCCTTTCATCATGCCGTCTATGCCACCAAGTCTTATAACCGGACTTTCCCCTATCACCG GGAATGAAGCTCATTACTCGATCATAAAGCAAGGCCAATTCGTCCACTTGGATGACCTTTGTAATGcccatatatatttgtttgagCATCCTAAGGCAGAGGGGAGGTACATATGCAATGCTGCAGATGCTACAATTCACGATATTGCAAAATTGCTTAGAGAAAAGTACCCAGAATATAATGTTCCTACCAA GTTCAAAAATATCGATGATAACTTGGAGATTGTGTCGTTCTCTTCCAAGAAGGTAAAAGCCTTGGGATTTCAGTTCAAATACAGCTTGGAGGACATGTTTGTAGAAGCTGTCGAAACATGCCGAGAAAAGGGGTTGCTTCCCAAGGCTGCTGGCGATGAAAAGCATGTCAACGGCAACAACTAA
- the LOC122314702 gene encoding ornithine transcarbamylase, chloroplastic has protein sequence MAAISCHCSPIASDKVLHSSSLSFSSGLNLLRPASGNKFSGISVSSPACFPALRLRVSCQTSSATSPPASAAYVRAKSELKDFLHISDFDKATILKILERAVEVKALLKSGERTYLPFKGKTMAMIFAKPSMRTRVSFESGFSLLGGHAIYLGPDDIQMGKREETRDVARVLSCYNDIIMARVFAHQDILDLAKHASVPVVNGLTDYNHPCQIMADVLTIIEHIGQLEGTKVIYVGDGNNIVHSWLLMASVIPFHFVCACPKGFEPDEKTVEKARQAGISKIEITNDPKEAVRGADVVYSDVWASMGQKEEAAHRRKVFQGFQVDGNLMKLAGSKAHFMHCLPAERGVEVTDEVIEAPNSIVFPQAENRMHAQNAIMLHLLGN, from the exons ATGGCCGCGATTTCTTGTCACTGTTCTCCGATCGCGTCGGACAAGGTTTTACACTCCTCTTCACTATCCTTTTCCTCCGGTCTCAATCTCCTACGACCTGCGAGCGGAAACAAGTTTTCAGGTATTTCCGTGTCTTCTCCAGCGTGCTTTCCAGCTCTTCGGCTACGGGTCTCATGCCAGACCTCCTCTGCCACTTCGCCACCTGCATCCGCCGCATATGTCCGAG CAAAATCAGAGCTGAAAGATTTTCTGCACATTAGTGATTTTGACAAAGCTACTATTTTGAAGATCTTAGAACGGGCTGTAGAAGTCAAGGCattgctaaaatcaggagagaGAACATATCTCCCGTTCAAGGGGAAGACAATGGCTATGATCTTTGCAAAGCCATCAATGAGAACCCGGGTTTCTTTCGAGTCTGGCTTTTCCTTGCTAGGAGGCCATGCTATATATTTGGGGCCTGATGATATTCAGATGGGTAAGCGAGAGGAAACTCGTGATGTTGCGCGTGTTTTGTCTTGCTATAATGACATTATTATGGCACGTGTCTTTGCTCATCAG GACATTCTTGATCTTGCTAAACATGCAAGTGTTCCTGTCGTTAATGGCCTCACAGACTACAATCATCCCTGCCAAATAATGGCTGATGTCCTCACTATAATTGAACACATCGGTCAGTTGGAAGGAACCAAG GTCATCTATGTAGGAGATGGAAATAACATTGTGCACTCTTGGTTGTTGATGGCATCGGTTATCCCCTTCCATTTTGTTTGTGCCTGCCCTAAAGGTTTTGAACCAGATGAGAAAACAGTTGAGAAGGCACGGCAGGCTGGAATCAGCAAGATAGAAATAACAAATGACCCAAAGGAAGCTGTTAGAGGAGCTGATGTTGTTTACTCAGATGTATGGGCCAGCATGGGGCAAAAGGAGGAGGCTGCTCATCGCCGTAAAGTGTTCCAAGGCTTTCAG GTGGATGGAAATCTTATGAAGTTAGCAGGCTCCAAAGCACACTTCATGCATTGTTTGCCAGCAGAAAGAGGAGTAGAGGTGACTGATGAGGTTATTGAAGCTCCAAATTCCATTGTCTTCCCACAGGCTGAAAATCGCATGCATGCACAGAACGCTATAATGCTTCATCTGCTCGGCAACTAG